The genomic region ATGAGCTTAAGTTTACATTTTTAGTTTGTCCTTCATAACTATATGTAACGGTTACGTCGACTCTTTTTAGTCCCGGTGAAGGCTCAGTAACGGCTACACTTCCTGTGCTTCCGGTTGGCAGATCAACTAGCTGGTCACTAAAGTCAATGTTTTGACCAGCGGTTAAATTGTTATAGTTAATATTGCGTAATGATTCGATTTCTTTTTGCGCTGACCTAGTCGCACTTTCTAAATAGGCTGTTTTGACTTGTATACGCTGAATGCTGATGAAAATACTACTAAGCCCCATAAATACAATACCGATGACTACTATTGTCACTAAAAGCTCGGGTAGTGTAAAGCCATGTAAGTTTGCGCGAATCATGCTTAAGGTATAGTATAGGGCAAATATTTGAAAATTCAGAAAAAAACAAATATTGACAAATGAATATAAGCATATAAACTATGAAATAAGGTAAGATAAAGTT from Candidatus Nomurabacteria bacterium harbors:
- a CDS encoding prepilin-type N-terminal cleavage/methylation domain-containing protein → MIRANLHGFTLPELLVTIVVIGIVFMGLSSIFISIQRIQVKTAYLESATRSAQKEIESLRNINYNNLTAGQNIDFSDQLVDLPTGSTGSVAVTEPSPGLKRVDVTVTYSYEGQTKNVNLSSLIGVIGIAQ